CTCTTCCAAGGGAATATCGGGAAAAATAAGGCCGCTGGCTCCGGCCGCTTCGGCGTCGCGGCAGAATTTTTCTACTCCGTAATTTAAGACTACGTTAAAATATCCCATAAACAGTAAAGGGATTTCTACCTGGCGCGAAAGCTCTTTCATGGCGCGAAAAGAGTCGCGAACCCGGGTGCCGTTATCAAGGGATTTCTTATTGGCTTTCATGATTGTCGGCCCGTCCGCCATCGGATCGGAAAAGGGAATTTGCAATTCGACAAAATCAACGCCTAAGCGGGCCATAAGCTTAACTAAATTCAAGCTTTCTTTTATAGTCGGATAGCCGATTACTATGTGAGTCATCAAGCCGAGGCGATTTTCTTTTTTTATTTTTTCAAGCTGTAAATTGATCTTATTCATATAATAATGGATGCCGGAATTCTCTTTCGTGGAATTCCCGCCCGCCTTATATTTTACTTTTTAAATAGTCTTTCCA
This sequence is a window from Patescibacteria group bacterium. Protein-coding genes within it:
- the trpA gene encoding tryptophan synthase subunit alpha, producing MNKINLQLEKIKKENRLGLMTHIVIGYPTIKESLNLVKLMARLGVDFVELQIPFSDPMADGPTIMKANKKSLDNGTRVRDSFRAMKELSRQVEIPLLFMGYFNVVLNYGVEKFCRDAEAAGASGLIFPDIPLEEEAEEHYIRHAKNNNLIPIRLLSPASTAERAKKNAKVAGGFLYYVGRKGTTGVKSSLDRSLNKHLKEIKRYIHIPIAVGFGISKKEHLQSLKGKAELAVIGSACLNAYTEARAGQGLKAVEKFLGALIAETKIKK